The Plasmodium knowlesi strain H genome assembly, chromosome: 4 genome window below encodes:
- a CDS encoding KRR1 small subunit processome component, putative — MATEEASHNKGQAGKRKYRKEKPWDNENIDHWKIEKFTREDNKNHFLEESSFKVLFPKYREKYLQQFSTDIKNVLNNHFIKFEINLIEGYMCVKTTKKTFDPYIIIKARDMISLLSRSVPFSHAKRVLDDETFCDIIKISTYVRNRNKFIKRRQRLLGSNGTTLKALEILTNCYICVHGKTVSVIGYFKALKVVRRIIVDCMKNIHPVYHIKELIAKRELQKNEEFKNENWEKFLPNFKKRNVQRKKIKQKLEKKKGAKKEEKSVFPPDQLPRKIDIQMETGEYFMRRTPGEAAGKTE, encoded by the coding sequence ATGGCGACGGAGGAAGCATCCCACAACAAGGGCCAggcaggaaaaagaaagtacaGGAAGGAGAAACCATGGGACAATGAAAACATAGACCATTGGAAAATCGAAAAATTCACAAGGGAAGACAACAAAAACCACTTCCTAGAGGAGTCCAGCTTCAAAGTGCTCTTTCCCAAGTACAGAGAAAAGTATCTCCAGCAATTCAGTACggacataaaaaatgtattaaatAATCACTTCATAAAATTTGAAATCAATTTAATTGAAGGTTACATGTGTGTAAAAACCACCAAAAAAACATTCGACCCGTATATCATAATAAAGGCAAGGGACATGATTTCTCTACTCTCGAGAAGTGTTCCCTTTAGCCATGCCAAGCGAGTGCTGGACGACGAAACCTTTTGTGATATCATAAAAATTAGCACCTATGTAAGGAacagaaataaatttatCAAACGAAGACAGAGATTGCTAGGAAGCAATGGGACCACATTAAAGGCCTTGGAAATTTTAACCAACtgttatatatgtgtgcacggAAAAACGGTGAGTGTCATTGGGTACTTCAAGGCCCTGAAAGTGGTCAGGAGGATTATTGTCGACTGCATGAAAAATATCCACCCCGTTTATCACATTAAAGAACTAATTGCAAAAAGGGAactccaaaaaaatgaagaatttaaaaatgaaaactgggAAAAATTTCTCcccaattttaaaaaacgaaatgtacagaggaaaaaaattaaacaaaagttggagaagaagaagggcgccaagaaggaggagaaatcCGTCTTCCCGCCAGATCAACTGCCTAGAAAAATTGACATTCAGATGGAGACGGGTGAGTACTTCATGCGCCGCACCCCGGGCGAAGCAGCGGGAAAGACAGAGTAA